The DNA segment TGCGCCTGGGTTCCAACTAACGGGAACTAGGCGATCGCATTCCACCGTTTCTAAATTATGACAGCCTTGGCGATGGATGGAAATTCCCCTACCCCGCGTTACTACCCCAATAATTGCTTCTCCGGGAATTGGTGTACAACAACCAGCCAGGTGATATACCAAACCTTCTACACCCACAATTGGTGAATCTGTTGCACGGGTGATGGGTGTCGGTGCTTTACCGGCGGATGGTTCTTTAGGCAATAATATGGGTGTATCTACTACTGGCTGTTGAGATTTCACCACTTCTCGCCAGCGATTTAATACCAAGTTGAGGGTGACTTCGCCATAACCCATACCTGCGAGTAAATCTTCAGCACTGTGATAATTACATTTTTCGGAAACAGTCCGCATTGCGTCTGACTTCAACAGACTATCTAAACCAGTTTTACCCAATTCTTTTTCTAATAATTCTCGACCACGAGCCACATTTTCTTCCCGGCGCGATCGCTTGTACCATTGTTTAATTCGATACTTGGCGGCGGAAGTTCTCACAAAGTTGAGCCAATCTAAGCTGGGATGGCTATTCTTTTGGGTAATAATTTCTACAATATCGCCATTATGTAATCTGGTGGATAGGGGAACCATGCGCCCGTTAACTCGCGCCCCGGCACAGTGATTACCAACTTCTGTATGAATATGATAGGCAAAATCTATAGTTGTAGCCCCAGGACTTAAAGGGATGACATCGCCTTTGGGCGTGAAAACATAAACATCGTCTTCAAATAAGTTATCTTTAACGCTATCGAGATATTCTTGTGCGTCTTTGAGGTCACTTTGCCATTCCAATAATTGACGCAACCAAGTAAATTTTTCATCGGATGTAGTTATCAGGCTGTTAGAACCACCAGTTTCTTTATACTTCCAATGGGCGGCGATCCCGTATTCGGCGATGCGGTGCATTTCCATTGTCCGAATCTGCACTTCTAGAGGACGACCAGTCAAACCAATAACACCTGTGTGCAGAGATTGATAACGGTTGGGCTTGGGTAAGCCGATATAATCTTTAAATCTGCCGGGGATCGGGCGAAAAGCGTCATGTACTACAGCTAAAGCCCGATAACATTCCTCATTCGTCTCGACAATAATCCGCAGGGCTGCTAAATCGTAAATTTCATTAAATTCTTTCTGCTGCCGGTGCATCTTTTGGTAAATGCTATAAAGATGCTTGGGACGACCACTGATATCTAAACAACGAACTCCTGCTTGCTGGAGGCGATCGCGTAAAATTGCTGTAGCTTTGGCTAACTTCTCTTCCCGTGCGTCACGCTTTTCAGAAACATACTTTTGCATTTGCCGAAAAGCTTCCGGCTCTAAATTCTTAAAGGCTAAATCTTCTAATTCCCACTTAATTCGCCAGATCCCTAAGCGATTGGCTAAAGGTGCAAAGATATCCCGTGTTTCTTGGGCTGAACGACGACGGCTATCTTCTGACATATATTGCAGAGTTCGCATATTATGCAACCGATCTGCTAACTTCACCACAATTACCCGGATATCTTGCGCCATTGCCAAAAACATCCGCCGGAAGTTTTCCGCTTGGCTTTCTTTCTTACTGGTGAAATTTATTTTAGAAAGCTTGGTGACACCTTCCACTAACTGCTTGACTTCCGGGCCAAAACGCTCTTCTATTTCCTCAATTGTGACATCTGTATCTTCAACTACATCATGAAGAAATCCAGCTGCTATCATAGCAGGACTGCCCCCTAAGTCGCGCAGCAGCCCGGCTACAGCGATGGGATGACTAATATATAGTTCTCCAGATTTGCGGTATTGTCCGTGATGCAGTTGGTAAGCAAAATCAAATGCCCGACAGATTAACGTGTTATCACTACACATTCGGTCGTCTTCTGCTTTGCTGCCATGTGTTGATGAATCCCGCAAACATTGCTTTAGCCATTCTGGAAGGCTAAGATCGGTTGGGGAACTAATAGCGATGCTGCTCATACAATAGAAGAGGTGATCGGTGGATAGTTGAGAGGTTGACGCAATTAACAGCAACTTTTTTTAGTAATGCTGTTACCCTGGTGAGGGCAGTAAACGCTGTGTGAGATACCCTATGAGACTATGGTAGTGGTCTACTTCGGGTTGGCGAAAACATAAATGGGAAAAAATGTATATTGCAAACACAGCCTCAATACAATACTTGAGACTGGTGATGCTGATAATAGCCTGATTAGGTTTATTGTATAAATAATTTTCTTGACATTAATACTATCGTAAATAGCACTAGATGTCTTTAAATCTTGAAAAATATCAGAGCCTAGTAACATTACTACTGGAGTTCCGTCAGGGGATCAACACGAATCAAATCGTCGCCACAGAAGCAAGCCAGCGTCTAGCTGGGTTAAAGCAACTCTTTGGGGAAGAAATCGCACCTTTAGCTGAGGAGGATGCACGTATACAGTCCTATAAGACAGAAATTAGCAAACAATTGCGTCTGCTAGAAGTAGATGTGATGTTTTTACAAGGAGCGCGACAACCGTCTACAGTACAAACAAGAATAAATATAATTAGCGATCGCCTCAATACTCTAATTCAATATTGCCAAGCCATACTGCAACAAAAGCCACCAGATACAAATGAAGATTAGATGATGACTGGAGTTGTGGTGTAAGAATAGATAAAAATCATGGGAATCATAGAATCTACGAGATTTTAGGTAACTGTGTAGATTCTATGCTGACTATCAAGTTGAGTGTTGGGCAAAGGATTAGTCTAGGATACGCCATTGCCCTGGGGGTTAGTATTTTGGGTACAGTAGCAGGTTTCAGCATTGGGAAAAATTATCTACGACAAGCTTCCGAATGGGAAGAACACGCTCGTGAAGAAATGGAATTACTACACCACTTGCAAATAGATATTTTGCAAGCGCGGACTCATCAGCAACAACTGATTCCATTAGTAAAATATCCCCAACGTTACGCTCAGGAATACAGTTATTTGCTGCA comes from the Nostoc sp. PCC 7120 = FACHB-418 genome and includes:
- a CDS encoding RelA/SpoT family protein, whose product is MSSIAISSPTDLSLPEWLKQCLRDSSTHGSKAEDDRMCSDNTLICRAFDFAYQLHHGQYRKSGELYISHPIAVAGLLRDLGGSPAMIAAGFLHDVVEDTDVTIEEIEERFGPEVKQLVEGVTKLSKINFTSKKESQAENFRRMFLAMAQDIRVIVVKLADRLHNMRTLQYMSEDSRRRSAQETRDIFAPLANRLGIWRIKWELEDLAFKNLEPEAFRQMQKYVSEKRDAREEKLAKATAILRDRLQQAGVRCLDISGRPKHLYSIYQKMHRQQKEFNEIYDLAALRIIVETNEECYRALAVVHDAFRPIPGRFKDYIGLPKPNRYQSLHTGVIGLTGRPLEVQIRTMEMHRIAEYGIAAHWKYKETGGSNSLITTSDEKFTWLRQLLEWQSDLKDAQEYLDSVKDNLFEDDVYVFTPKGDVIPLSPGATTIDFAYHIHTEVGNHCAGARVNGRMVPLSTRLHNGDIVEIITQKNSHPSLDWLNFVRTSAAKYRIKQWYKRSRREENVARGRELLEKELGKTGLDSLLKSDAMRTVSEKCNYHSAEDLLAGMGYGEVTLNLVLNRWREVVKSQQPVVDTPILLPKEPSAGKAPTPITRATDSPIVGVEGLVYHLAGCCTPIPGEAIIGVVTRGRGISIHRQGCHNLETVECDRLVPVSWNPGAENRGRPQTYPVNVQIEALDRVGVLKDILSRLSDQGINVRYAQVKTAVNQPALIDLGIDIRDRPQLEQVFIQIKKMSDILNIRRVGQIDE
- the patD gene encoding heterocyst frequency control protein PatD; amino-acid sequence: MSLNLEKYQSLVTLLLEFRQGINTNQIVATEASQRLAGLKQLFGEEIAPLAEEDARIQSYKTEISKQLRLLEVDVMFLQGARQPSTVQTRINIISDRLNTLIQYCQAILQQKPPDTNED